acttcaattaagaaaattatattaaaaaaaaaaacaaaaatcaaacaaataagaaccatatttgatataaaaatcaaataaaactagGTGATAAGGGattgggggaaaaaaaaaagaactaattataaaacatatccaaaacaaataaagagtaatcaaaagaatgaggaatacaattgaaataaaaacatatgggaggacatttttttttattttggctaGAACGCGAATCCTGACaagtggagagaaaaaaaagggaagagaaaAAAGTTTTATCATCATCAAACCACTATTCATAACGTAACACGCACCACCCCCATTGGATGTGTCGCCCCTCAACCCTTCGGATGATGCGGTGGTTGGACATGCTTGGCCATCACTTGGTGGATATATATGCCTTTTCACATACTAGCCacctttaagaaaaaataatatttatatttgttaaaatttaaaaataccccTTAGCCAGCAtaataataggaaaaaaaaacttaaggaaaagatgaaaaatccccttaacatcaatttaatatttttttaattaaacataattaaatcattttattgtacttataataacaaaaagacTAAAAATTCCTTGAAGGgcggttttatattttttatatttaagggTAAATAAGTTATTTCATTATGAAGAAAAATGTGTAAATGTCAATTTATCCTTAATCAATTTGTTAACGACTAATGAACTGTGGGAAAAAAAGGTCTTGCTGTCCTCAAAGCAAGttaatatgttttgtttgaaaatgataaattagtCATTTCATTATGTGAATCTATAATGAAATGTGATAAATATtgtcataacttaattttttaatctttctattttattaaaaaaaaatgtgtgaaatgataaaaatgagaattaaattgaaatttgggcCAAGACAACataattgaaagttttgggatttaattaaactttggattaGTTTTGGTAGCCAAATCAAgagcttaattaaagaaatatcaaGGTTTCGGGTTAAAATTACAAGcaattaaaattcaaggatTATTTTGTAAATGGTGCTAAAATACAGGgttccaattacaatttacctaggggcttgattacaaaacTTCCAAAACCTCAAGGGACCAAATGCAAATGGCCATTAACATTTCATCTCCTCCATCCCAATTCAACAGAAACGGCGGAGAACGTGGTAACGTATTTCGCCCACGATGTGCCATTAATAGAGACTATCCCAGCGGTGCACGATGGAACCTAGGAGGTGCAAGGGCGTTTTCTGGCCTATAAATATCGAGCACAAGGAGGGGGAAAGAACACTGGGGAGGGACGAACAGGCCAagaaccaggaaaaaaaaaaggagaggggGAAGGTCacgaagagaaaaggaaagcaaaacTGGGGAAAAACTGGGAGGAAAGGaaccgagagaaaaaaaaaaggagcagaaCCGGCAGGAGGGATAGGCAAAAGACGCAGGGGACTGGAggggaaagaagaaagaagaaaacagggGTAGAACACTGGAGAGGGACGAAACGAATAAAGAAAACAGGGGAGGGACGGAGAGAAACAGAACCAGGAGAAACACGAAAAAAAGCCAAGGGCTAAACAGAGAGGATAGAGGAacgaaaaagaacaaaaaaaatgagagaaggaATAAAACGCAGGGAGGAACTGGGGAAGAAGGTCACGAGAAGAACGAAAAAAAGGGAAGACAGAAAGGACCCCAGGGATAAACAGAGAAAAACCAGAAGACGAACAAAAATGAGGACAGGGGACGACGAGCGGAAGACGAGTAACTCAGGGGGCACCACCTTCCCCCCTTTCCACTGAACTCACAAACGAAGAGAAAAAAGGAACCggcaggagagagagagagcgaccGAGAAcggagaaaaacaaagaggcAGGAAAGCTAAAACAGAGGAGAGGAAGCAGTGTTGGTGGAATAGCCCTTCCACACCGCCATCTTCGTTTGCAAGCAGCAGATTCCAGGAACAGacgaagaaggagaagagagggagagaccGGGAGAGAGAGGACTAATAGACAAGAAACCAGGAGGGAGAAGACATCGTCCGGCCAGAGCTAACCGGTCGTCACCTTCATCTTCGCCTTCACCCTGCAGCTGCACCACCCCAGCAGCTTTTCCACACCGTGAATATCCAACAGTCCTCCATTGAAGCAGCCGTCTCCCTCAACCTTGCCAGGTAAGTTCTTCAGCTTTCCTTCTTTTCGTAATTAATTACCCTGCTACTGTTGTATGCATGCGTGAGTGATtcacgcatgcatgcaacaGTGGCGAGCTGGGTCACTGGTTTGGACCGGTcacccaacttttttttttttttgagaccatgcaacataaattaaaaaaattatttcttttaatatagaATTTTTCGGATTTATTTACTAGTGTCAGAGTCAGGAATACTATACTTTTTTTGGATTGCTCTATATTTACCAACgtcagagttggaaatattcataGGTAAATATTTACTAAcaccagagttaggaataataatactgatttaaattattttatttttatactgcTTAATAttcaccaacgccagagttgaaattatttgtagttaaatatttactagcgccagagtcaggaatattataagcaaatcatTATaagataaactaataaacatttagcaatttaagacaaaatcagCAATGCAGTCTACCTCAAGCAGAatatttaaggggtgataatatcttttcttttacgtaaccaatcccaagccatagaatctatgttgaccagttagggttcctaatgaccgtaatactaggtgacgactccttagATAAGATATTTTTCCCTAAAAGAACAACATGCCAgatatctgttctttttctataataaaaaaaaaaaaaaatttaagacctCCGCAATGCTGGGTGCGACAAACATGTCAACATTCATATAAAAGTTCCCAAAACTTGGAAACTATGCATTCTTATAAAAGTCTTAAGAATTTAgaatttcaatttataaaacaacgttatttccttcttcattttttagtgTTCACCTGGCTGAATCAATCAAGTTTTATTAGATTAACTTATTATTTAATTCAAGTATAAACCCACCCCAAATATAGACAACTCTTATAATGATGTGGCTCAAGATGCAGTCAATTGtgtcatatattgtttttaagacACTGTTTGTGTGTTTATTAGCATTAATGCATAGTTATAAGATAGTTTAGAGGTGGGGTCATAAGTTGAGGGGTCAATCTAAGAGATGACGATTTaatctaagtttattttttaaaaaacttttttaacttcattttagataaaaacaaagtttttaaaaaaataacattattttagggggaataaaaaacattgattgagtTTTCCTGGAGTTTTAATCCGTTTATATGGATTTGATCAAGTTAGCAATCTAGACTCCAatccattcaaaaacaaatttggcATGAGTTAGACCCCCGATTGAGTCATCGAATTCACTAGTTGGGCTAGTATAACTATGCTTTCATGGCGCTATGTGTTTTGTAATTTCATCCCAAGAGTTGAAAATAAAGCTTGTTCATCACGTATGATGATCATCCGCTGCGAAGAGTTTTTCTTTGGGGAAAAATGGATTTTTCAGCAAAACAATGATGCATgaaacttaatataaaattatacataaatCAACCAAACATTAAAGCGAATTAATTGACATCATGCTCTCTGTTCTGTTTTACATGAAAAGCCTATCCAGGAAAACCATTCAAAtaagactttgaaaaaaaaaaaaaaaaaatgattcaataTGAAGAAATGAATCTACACATGCTCTTCCCCAAATTCTGATATACCTTTATTACCATAATGATACAGAACGTGTGGTAACAAAAGACTATAAGAATTACTTACCTATGACATAATATTCATCGCCCTCCGCCCCAATTTCATCTCTACAGCTCCGAGTCCTTGATGGTCTCTCCCGAGTAGGAATCCCGCGAAAAGATGTTACTCTCAAGTCTGATCCACCTTCTTTCTCTATTTGATCACCGCCATGTACCATGTTTTCCTCCATAGGCGGAGCTGAAGGTTCGGCACCACTGTTCATGGCCTTCTCCCCGGCTGGCTGGATCATAGGCTCGGCGGCGGTTCGACATATGGGACATGTTGAATGTGACCCAAGCCACATATCAATACACTCTACATGAAACGTGTGGTTACAATTTGGTAACACCCTAACCGTGTCACCTTCCACTATCGTACCCAAGCAAATCGAGCACTCCACAGGTTCACCGTGAGCAGTCTGGTCAGCTAGCTTATATGTGAACAAAGGAAGTGAGGATATGACCAAAGGATCAAGCCCTCGCTTGGGTGGCTCAATAGATTCTTCTATATCCGGTGTGGTTTGCCTTCCTAGACCTTGAAAGAATATGGCATGGCGTCTCCTTTGCTGGCGAAGAAGCCGATGTCTAGAGTAAAGATGGAGAAGAACTAACAGCAACA
This is a stretch of genomic DNA from Populus alba chromosome 11, ASM523922v2, whole genome shotgun sequence. It encodes these proteins:
- the LOC118051800 gene encoding E3 ubiquitin-protein ligase ATL41, whose translation is MGGSDDDDHKKGVNQKIMLAMFLCSFGFVLLLVLLHLYSRHRLLRQQRRRHAIFFQGLGRQTTPDIEESIEPPKRGLDPLVISSLPLFTYKLADQTAHGEPVECSICLGTIVEGDTVRVLPNCNHTFHVECIDMWLGSHSTCPICRTAAEPMIQPAGEKAMNSGAEPSAPPMEENMVHGGDQIEKEGGSDLRVTSFRGIPTRERPSRTRSCRDEIGAEGDEYYVIGK